A single genomic interval of Aureliella helgolandensis harbors:
- a CDS encoding FecR domain-containing protein: MNHQDRFAELWTDYLEGELDERGLEELHELLSADDCYVQRAADLLQTHRLLGLVMADSLPQQDAFVRQTLAQLPENQDEFVSQVMSQVSVNPDASGLPRKKGRRERSAISPTAWLVAALILVAVMTFVFRPMGPTPVAIDDSRPRGTAVVDDQVRLVSSAHAKFFGELSPPVGSVLAPRREYVLMSGLIEVLFPTGASAILEGPAVFHVSSDESLALDVGRCSVHAPEGAEGFHIETPVTRVVDRGTRFSVNVGEMSETEVQVIEGAADIYDVQRVADSHAADDTAERLVDGEAKRFLGAGAFATENVPFEASVYRSELPDRVVSYETILGPEGGAEHLTSVTVQRGGKAIRFPVDSLIAAQLTWFRATVTRPFLCGGETLPSPRHETLRDDSLITGVINPDGSVEPLTTDPIMEGKAGTPGMAIRFDQPIVNGPGADVIIFDLQTFGNPPDGDAFHVSPLKFRDGLKSYTVRKYDLTMESPEAKVLTNFHVHFFAENASSLAELNSLKILPQQQSIQFRGLAVGIDLTDLGYANGEIIEGLFIQDALDDGHYVDPVFIAGLPEEE, encoded by the coding sequence GTGAATCATCAAGACCGTTTCGCCGAATTGTGGACCGACTATCTCGAAGGCGAGTTAGACGAGCGCGGACTCGAAGAGCTGCATGAGTTGCTTTCCGCGGACGACTGCTACGTGCAGCGCGCCGCCGACTTGCTGCAAACGCATCGGTTGCTTGGGCTGGTGATGGCCGACTCCTTACCGCAACAGGATGCTTTCGTTCGTCAGACATTGGCTCAATTGCCGGAAAACCAGGATGAGTTTGTTAGCCAAGTGATGTCTCAAGTTTCCGTTAATCCGGACGCTTCGGGGCTCCCACGGAAAAAGGGGCGAAGGGAACGCTCAGCTATATCGCCTACCGCATGGCTGGTGGCCGCTTTGATTCTGGTGGCAGTCATGACGTTTGTCTTCCGCCCCATGGGGCCGACACCTGTTGCCATCGACGATTCGCGTCCGCGCGGTACGGCAGTGGTGGATGATCAGGTTCGGTTAGTAAGTAGTGCGCATGCAAAATTCTTTGGAGAGCTTTCTCCGCCGGTGGGGTCCGTGCTCGCGCCACGGCGTGAGTATGTGCTCATGAGCGGTCTCATTGAAGTCCTATTTCCTACTGGAGCTTCGGCGATTCTTGAAGGCCCAGCGGTCTTTCACGTTTCGTCTGACGAGAGTTTGGCACTGGACGTAGGTCGCTGCTCTGTGCATGCGCCCGAGGGGGCAGAGGGGTTTCATATCGAAACGCCGGTGACGCGCGTGGTGGATCGTGGTACCCGATTTTCCGTGAATGTCGGTGAAATGAGTGAAACGGAGGTGCAAGTCATCGAAGGGGCTGCCGATATCTACGATGTTCAGCGAGTGGCGGACTCGCACGCAGCCGACGACACGGCGGAGCGATTGGTCGACGGGGAGGCGAAGAGGTTTCTGGGGGCAGGTGCCTTCGCGACGGAGAACGTTCCATTTGAGGCGAGCGTCTACCGGAGCGAGTTGCCTGACCGCGTTGTCTCCTATGAGACAATCTTGGGACCCGAGGGGGGAGCCGAACACTTGACCAGCGTGACCGTCCAGCGCGGCGGCAAAGCGATTCGATTTCCCGTTGACTCCCTGATTGCTGCTCAGCTCACCTGGTTCAGAGCGACAGTCACGCGCCCGTTTCTGTGTGGTGGGGAAACGCTGCCATCTCCCAGACATGAGACCTTGCGGGATGACAGCCTTATCACCGGGGTAATCAATCCTGATGGAAGCGTCGAGCCGCTAACAACCGATCCGATCATGGAGGGGAAAGCGGGGACACCTGGCATGGCGATTCGATTCGACCAGCCGATTGTGAATGGTCCTGGAGCGGATGTGATTATTTTCGATCTGCAAACATTTGGAAATCCGCCTGACGGTGATGCGTTTCATGTCAGTCCGCTGAAGTTCCGCGACGGACTCAAGTCGTACACGGTTCGCAAGTATGATCTGACGATGGAATCGCCTGAAGCGAAAGTGCTGACGAACTTCCATGTCCACTTTTTTGCAGAAAATGCGAGCTCACTCGCTGAACTCAATTCATTAAAGATCTTGCCACAGCAACAAAGCATCCAATTTCGCGGACTGGCCGTCGGGATTGATCTCACAGACTTGGGATATGCTAACGGTGAGATCATTGAAGGACTTTTTATTCAGGATGCACTTGATGACGGGCACTATGTTGATCCTGTCTTCATCGCTGGCCTACCGGAGGAAGAATGA
- a CDS encoding sigma-70 family RNA polymerase sigma factor, with translation MNSLPNDPNVTKALQRVLRGETAEFEVVLRRYERALRGWLAAHVPMGVDADEIAQRSFVAAFSRLQEFEIGTDFGAWLFTIARYQLMTEKTRLRRIADYHARYGPELLQRELDRRCSESPEVWTTKLEYLEQCLESLGDHLRRFVTWRYDEEIPLQEIAARSGRSVPAVKKQLWKIRGKLQECIDARLATEGGAS, from the coding sequence ATGAACTCTTTACCCAATGATCCGAACGTGACTAAAGCCCTGCAACGTGTTTTACGCGGCGAGACGGCAGAATTCGAAGTTGTGCTGCGCCGGTATGAGAGAGCGTTAAGGGGGTGGTTAGCGGCACACGTGCCGATGGGCGTTGATGCGGATGAAATTGCGCAACGTAGCTTTGTGGCTGCGTTTTCGCGATTGCAAGAGTTCGAAATTGGTACTGATTTTGGAGCTTGGTTGTTCACGATTGCACGCTACCAATTGATGACTGAAAAGACGCGTTTGCGCCGAATTGCGGACTATCATGCTCGTTACGGACCGGAGTTGTTGCAGAGAGAATTGGATCGTCGCTGCAGCGAATCCCCCGAAGTGTGGACTACGAAACTTGAATATTTGGAACAATGCCTAGAGTCGCTGGGGGATCATCTTCGCCGTTTTGTGACGTGGCGTTACGACGAAGAAATCCCTCTTCAAGAGATCGCCGCCCGCAGCGGTCGTTCGGTGCCTGCCGTGAAGAAACAGCTTTGGAAAATTAGGGGGAAATTGCAGGAGTGCATCGATGCAAGGCTTGCGACAGAGGGGGGGGCGTCGTGA
- a CDS encoding CvfB family protein produces MIHIGRTYNLRVVKETEFGFYLDAENLDQILLPSKHAPDNLSIDDTVDVFLYLDSEDRPIATTQTPKAEVGEFAYLEVKDNNQIGAFLDWGLDKDVLVPFAEQHRPMSVGESYIVYLYLDNRERIAATSKIDKVVMEDGPHDLLPQQSVDLIIGNSTELGFKAIVNHSHWGLLYRDEVDQRLSFGQSIQGYVKHIREDGRIDLSLKTAQEIRDNYHQVIQDYLRDHDGFAPVHDKSSPAQIFDLLGMSKGQFKKAIGALYKQRVITIEKDGIRVV; encoded by the coding sequence ATGATTCATATCGGCAGGACCTATAATCTAAGAGTGGTAAAGGAGACTGAATTCGGATTCTATCTAGACGCTGAAAATCTAGATCAGATATTGCTTCCCTCAAAGCATGCTCCAGACAATTTGAGTATCGATGATACTGTCGATGTCTTTCTGTACCTAGACTCGGAAGATCGCCCCATCGCGACCACTCAAACTCCGAAAGCTGAGGTCGGGGAATTCGCTTATTTGGAGGTCAAAGACAACAATCAGATTGGTGCGTTCTTAGATTGGGGATTGGACAAAGACGTCTTGGTCCCATTTGCAGAGCAGCATCGGCCGATGAGCGTGGGGGAATCCTATATCGTTTATCTCTACCTCGATAATCGAGAGCGGATCGCAGCGACTTCAAAAATTGATAAAGTCGTAATGGAAGATGGCCCACATGATTTGCTTCCGCAGCAGTCGGTCGATTTAATCATCGGAAACAGCACCGAGTTAGGTTTCAAAGCGATCGTAAATCATAGTCATTGGGGATTGCTGTACAGAGATGAGGTTGATCAACGGCTTAGTTTTGGGCAGAGTATCCAAGGCTATGTCAAGCATATTCGCGAGGACGGAAGAATTGATCTGAGTCTGAAAACTGCGCAGGAGATTCGCGATAATTATCATCAGGTTATTCAAGATTATTTGCGCGACCACGACGGTTTTGCACCGGTCCACGACAAGTCCTCTCCAGCTCAGATCTTTGATCTGTTGGGGATGAGCAAAGGGCAGTTCAAGAAGGCGATAGGTGCCCTGTATAAACAGAGAGTCATTACGATTGAGAAGGATGGAATACGAGTGGTTTGA
- a CDS encoding ECF-type sigma factor: MSKSTNISHWIDLVKGGDSAAADRIWQHYFDRLVRSVRARLRGQNRAVSDEEDIVLSVFDSFYNAAENGRFPDLSDRDDLWRLLLRMSARKVVDKRRHDRRQRRGGNVEVHSLNPTGSDHNVFEVIGDEPSPEMALMMRESIEEFFSHLGAGNLRDLASAKLEGYSNAELAARFGCSERTIERRLHLIREKCQQELFENVAKPQAEISDPAPETDR; the protein is encoded by the coding sequence ATGTCGAAAAGCACGAATATCAGCCACTGGATCGACTTGGTCAAGGGCGGTGACTCTGCCGCTGCGGATCGGATTTGGCAACACTACTTCGACCGTCTCGTGCGTTCAGTACGAGCTAGACTGCGCGGACAAAACCGCGCCGTATCTGACGAAGAAGACATCGTGCTGAGCGTCTTCGATAGCTTCTACAACGCTGCCGAAAACGGACGCTTTCCGGACTTGTCCGATCGCGACGATCTTTGGCGTCTGTTGCTGCGAATGTCGGCAAGGAAGGTGGTCGACAAGCGAAGGCACGATCGGCGGCAGCGTCGTGGTGGTAACGTCGAAGTTCACTCTTTGAATCCAACGGGCAGCGACCACAACGTCTTCGAGGTGATCGGAGACGAGCCATCGCCTGAAATGGCGCTGATGATGCGCGAATCCATTGAGGAATTTTTCTCTCATTTGGGCGCCGGAAACCTCAGAGATTTGGCAAGCGCCAAGCTTGAGGGTTACTCGAACGCGGAGCTGGCCGCGCGTTTTGGCTGCTCCGAACGAACTATTGAACGCCGTTTGCACCTGATCCGAGAGAAATGCCAACAGGAATTGTTCGAAAACGTTGCGAAGCCTCAAGCAGAAATTTCCGATCCGGCCCCAGAAACGGATCGATAA
- a CDS encoding glycoside hydrolase family 88 protein, with product MTATRLLLFLLLTTSCNVFGAAAQAQTPLGDAATRVASSLVEGNVSLQHYKRSLALEGLLRWAQAAGDEPHVQSVFKQAAEAGITPGSDGSFRRGPFNCLVFWLYEVSGDENWLPGFLQQTKKYYRTVHRGCEGAIEHPRGEQRGGGNSMLIDALQDYSSRMAMLGRLTEDEAYFVEAVTQHRIYRDIVRDPTTGLWCQGRGWGEDPTALSPGAWSRGHGWLIRGMVDTLLLMPPQSSEAEELRGYLRELADALIRVQQADGMWHCLLNRPASESPAETSGTALIAGNLAIAVAENFLEGDQYSHAAKRAFAALPRYVDQDGVVLSVSPGPGPLSEEEPWLVQEFPAGDQHGPFAILFAALGEQRLSDAEKQPLEN from the coding sequence ATGACTGCTACGCGGCTACTGCTCTTCCTATTGTTGACGACCTCATGCAATGTTTTTGGTGCAGCAGCGCAGGCCCAAACGCCACTTGGTGACGCGGCGACGCGCGTTGCGAGCAGCCTAGTTGAGGGCAATGTTTCGCTGCAGCATTACAAGCGTTCGCTGGCCTTGGAAGGGCTGTTGCGGTGGGCACAAGCGGCTGGGGATGAACCGCATGTGCAATCGGTTTTCAAACAGGCGGCTGAAGCTGGCATCACTCCCGGAAGCGACGGAAGTTTTCGACGTGGGCCCTTCAACTGTCTAGTATTTTGGCTGTATGAGGTCAGTGGCGACGAAAACTGGCTTCCAGGTTTCCTGCAGCAAACTAAGAAGTATTACAGGACCGTGCATCGAGGTTGTGAAGGGGCGATTGAGCATCCGCGGGGAGAACAACGTGGCGGCGGAAATTCGATGCTGATCGACGCGTTGCAGGATTATTCCAGCCGAATGGCAATGCTCGGACGCTTGACCGAGGACGAAGCCTATTTTGTCGAGGCGGTAACGCAACATCGCATCTATCGTGATATTGTGCGCGATCCAACAACGGGACTTTGGTGCCAGGGGCGAGGATGGGGAGAGGATCCCACCGCGTTATCGCCGGGTGCTTGGTCGCGGGGGCACGGTTGGCTAATTCGTGGGATGGTAGACACGCTGTTGTTGATGCCACCCCAGTCAAGCGAAGCCGAAGAATTGCGTGGCTACCTGCGTGAATTGGCCGATGCGCTGATTCGCGTGCAGCAGGCGGATGGGATGTGGCACTGCCTGCTGAATCGTCCGGCAAGTGAATCGCCAGCTGAAACCAGTGGCACGGCATTGATTGCCGGGAATTTGGCAATTGCCGTGGCGGAGAACTTCCTCGAAGGCGACCAGTATTCCCATGCTGCGAAGCGAGCCTTTGCGGCGTTGCCAAGATATGTCGATCAGGACGGTGTGGTGCTGTCGGTGAGTCCAGGACCTGGACCGCTTAGCGAAGAAGAGCCCTGGTTAGTGCAAGAGTTTCCAGCAGGCGATCAACACGGGCCATTTGCAATCCTGTTCGCAGCTTTAGGTGAACAACGGCTCAGCGATGCTGAAAAGCAACCCCTCGAGAACTGA
- a CDS encoding RNA polymerase sigma factor — MTQTIADLVRASAAGNRTAFEMLVSQTAAMVTGVAYSTCGDFALSEDIAQDAFIEGWKKLSSIHEPEKFPGWICTIARRRAIDAVRSAKSTGGECSLDSMAYEIHDLKQLTPEAIMSQHQERELVWSMLARLPEAYREPMVLFYRCEESTRDVATALGESEANIRQRLKRARDMLRTEMADSIRNTLGATVPKPAFAIMVVATLPSSSYAAGAAATTATAGKASSAVGTAAASAIGGAVLGSLMGIAGGVWGTWMSWRNCEYVSQQRFILRQAILFAAGLGVFGILLSMLVAARMQGFIARDSVYVSLLVGLIAVSQCLNCAWIWRGIRGYKRFGKEAKLGGEPVRESVQRKLDTVREHTQVLHFDGSVTNEAFRWSGGGWFGSCAGSTAWMIPLAVVAFRHGSISVAILTCLCCLLLVALAFLVWQFREYINAYVAYQSLLLVVWGMTVLVLAGIQFWGNEETQELVRWSPWGWCILIIFPVLSLQFWWIRRTFQQTMWEYRASREAKVSEGSSGVSNQ; from the coding sequence ATGACGCAAACCATTGCCGATCTGGTGCGAGCCTCAGCGGCTGGTAATCGCACCGCTTTCGAAATGTTGGTTAGTCAGACTGCTGCGATGGTTACCGGAGTGGCTTATAGCACGTGTGGCGATTTCGCACTCAGCGAAGACATCGCTCAGGATGCGTTCATCGAGGGGTGGAAGAAGTTGTCGTCGATTCACGAGCCGGAGAAATTCCCGGGCTGGATTTGCACCATCGCACGACGACGGGCCATTGACGCAGTGCGTAGCGCGAAATCCACAGGCGGTGAGTGCTCGCTCGACAGCATGGCGTACGAAATTCATGACCTCAAACAACTTACGCCTGAGGCTATCATGTCACAGCATCAAGAACGCGAATTGGTGTGGTCGATGCTCGCTCGCTTACCTGAAGCCTATCGTGAGCCAATGGTGTTGTTCTATCGATGCGAAGAATCGACGCGTGATGTTGCGACAGCTTTAGGAGAAAGCGAAGCCAATATTCGTCAGCGACTCAAGAGAGCACGCGATATGCTGCGGACCGAAATGGCCGACTCGATTCGCAACACACTCGGGGCAACCGTACCTAAACCCGCCTTTGCCATAATGGTTGTGGCCACACTTCCTTCGAGCAGCTATGCAGCTGGCGCGGCAGCCACCACTGCAACTGCTGGAAAGGCGAGTAGCGCGGTCGGTACGGCTGCCGCATCCGCAATTGGAGGCGCAGTTCTTGGCTCGTTGATGGGAATCGCCGGTGGCGTTTGGGGGACATGGATGAGCTGGAGGAACTGCGAGTATGTGAGTCAACAAAGGTTCATCTTACGTCAAGCAATACTATTTGCTGCTGGACTTGGAGTCTTCGGAATCCTGCTATCCATGTTGGTGGCAGCACGCATGCAAGGATTCATTGCACGGGACTCCGTCTATGTTAGCCTGTTGGTTGGGCTGATCGCTGTCAGTCAGTGCCTCAATTGCGCATGGATTTGGCGGGGCATTCGTGGCTACAAACGATTCGGTAAGGAAGCGAAGTTAGGAGGGGAACCGGTTCGTGAATCAGTACAACGAAAGCTAGACACTGTCCGAGAGCATACCCAAGTGTTGCACTTCGACGGCAGTGTTACCAACGAGGCATTTCGCTGGAGCGGTGGCGGATGGTTCGGAAGTTGCGCTGGATCCACGGCGTGGATGATACCGTTAGCCGTAGTCGCATTTCGGCATGGTTCGATCTCCGTGGCGATTCTTACTTGCCTATGCTGTCTCTTGCTGGTAGCTCTAGCATTCCTCGTTTGGCAATTTCGCGAATACATCAATGCTTACGTGGCCTATCAAAGCTTGCTGCTAGTCGTTTGGGGGATGACGGTCCTCGTATTGGCCGGCATTCAGTTTTGGGGCAACGAAGAGACTCAAGAATTGGTGCGTTGGTCTCCCTGGGGATGGTGCATTCTCATCATTTTTCCGGTGCTTTCACTACAGTTTTGGTGGATCCGCAGAACCTTTCAGCAGACTATGTGGGAATATCGAGCCTCTAGAGAAGCAAAGGTGTCCGAAGGATCTAGTGGTGTCAGTAATCAGTGA
- a CDS encoding serine/threonine-protein kinase has protein sequence MDSLQDQLLIDRLAEQFEQEFQAGKKPRIEQFLLSQQLSLRPSLLIELLKLEVELRRSAGEKPELREYRERFPECGTTVEEFFFPARKSPNKTGTLIPPGTLAVDEVGDVSQPSVVPKKLGRYELLKLLGTGGMGAVYLAEDPLLKRLVAIKVPRFDHGSSMRLRQRFIREARSIAAIHHPNICPVYEVSDEGNLPYLVMAFVEGKPLSEYLLQKRQYDPKVAIRLVRKIAIAVGEAHSQGIVHRDLKPENIMIDKRNEPIVMDFGLALSASDSGDNSRLTRYGQILGTPAYMSPEQASGRIEEIGPPADVYSLGVLLYELLTARLPIEGTNTLQQLIKIANEAITPLAQYRADIESQLAEVCERALNKIPSDRFADANELAKELRKLADSSNTSIEREKLTSVENKRSEEVAGGKVSEELVSVNPSPLKAPSLQRAQDARFQWPIYIIAVAALVCVSVLLLVLPPMKALTLWNGGENSQHNADETARSGNSSSPEDSIGPSHTNEESQLKSSVLFSGLPSLFGVCLQPKTGRIFIGDSQANRLIAYDGNILKLSKTMEEYGRGVKFTFASEDQLCVLHVLKGSELSLTVWDTSSSDAIKLIRVERLSSSSTVGQAGICADHNQVVVANGKWLHRGNLRASAAESFLRSNSDKSWSDLHSPAFSRSNIPLLTQSPSLLLCFNSSNMGSGNSSILYLDALTLETKLKVQLNSFQAAFVDMKFSPTSGRLYVLFNSITDSAEHLHQEGLYEVLLPTAPSQHGKLNHIMSIVGGAGMDFHSDGTLYLAHTDTNGVGQLIKISPML, from the coding sequence ATGGATAGTCTGCAGGATCAATTGTTGATTGACCGACTAGCGGAACAGTTTGAACAAGAATTTCAAGCTGGCAAGAAACCCAGGATTGAACAATTCCTTTTATCACAACAACTCTCACTCCGCCCGAGCCTCCTCATTGAGCTTTTAAAGCTGGAAGTGGAGTTGCGAAGGTCTGCAGGCGAAAAACCTGAGTTGCGTGAATATCGTGAACGATTTCCTGAGTGCGGCACAACTGTTGAAGAATTCTTCTTCCCTGCGCGCAAGTCGCCAAACAAGACCGGTACGTTAATTCCTCCCGGCACTTTGGCAGTAGACGAGGTTGGCGATGTTTCGCAACCTTCTGTTGTACCCAAGAAACTTGGACGCTACGAGCTTTTGAAATTGTTGGGTACTGGAGGGATGGGAGCTGTTTACCTGGCGGAAGATCCTCTTCTAAAGCGATTGGTCGCAATTAAAGTTCCGCGATTTGATCATGGCTCATCCATGCGACTCCGGCAGAGATTCATTAGGGAAGCCCGCTCAATTGCGGCCATTCACCATCCCAATATCTGCCCGGTATATGAAGTTTCAGACGAAGGCAATCTACCATATTTGGTCATGGCATTTGTTGAGGGCAAGCCGCTGTCCGAATACTTGCTACAGAAGAGACAATATGATCCCAAAGTTGCGATACGGCTTGTCCGCAAAATTGCCATCGCCGTTGGCGAGGCTCACAGTCAAGGCATTGTGCACCGCGACTTGAAGCCTGAGAACATTATGATTGATAAACGCAATGAGCCAATTGTAATGGATTTTGGACTAGCCTTATCGGCGAGCGATAGTGGCGACAACTCACGGCTGACACGGTATGGGCAAATCCTAGGGACTCCTGCCTACATGTCTCCTGAGCAAGCCTCAGGCAGAATCGAGGAAATTGGACCACCAGCTGATGTCTATAGCCTGGGAGTCTTACTCTACGAGCTGCTCACGGCCAGACTTCCCATTGAGGGGACAAATACACTACAGCAGTTGATTAAGATTGCGAACGAAGCCATCACCCCTCTGGCGCAGTACCGCGCGGACATAGAAAGTCAGCTAGCGGAAGTCTGCGAGCGTGCACTTAATAAGATACCAAGTGACCGCTTTGCAGACGCGAACGAGCTGGCTAAAGAACTTCGCAAGCTGGCTGACTCCAGCAATACCAGTATCGAACGGGAGAAGCTAACGTCGGTGGAGAACAAGCGAAGTGAGGAGGTTGCGGGAGGTAAGGTCAGCGAAGAACTAGTGAGCGTCAATCCTTCCCCCCTGAAGGCTCCGTCGCTCCAGCGTGCCCAAGACGCGAGATTTCAATGGCCGATTTACATTATTGCTGTCGCTGCCCTTGTTTGCGTTTCTGTGCTTTTGCTGGTCTTGCCCCCAATGAAAGCTCTGACGTTATGGAATGGGGGAGAGAATAGCCAGCATAATGCGGATGAAACTGCGAGGAGTGGTAACTCCAGTAGCCCTGAAGACTCAATTGGACCGTCCCACACAAATGAAGAATCTCAACTCAAGTCAAGTGTTCTATTTAGCGGTCTGCCCTCGCTCTTTGGTGTTTGTTTACAACCCAAAACCGGACGAATCTTTATCGGTGACTCCCAAGCGAACCGCCTAATTGCGTATGACGGAAATATTCTAAAACTCAGCAAGACGATGGAAGAGTACGGGAGGGGGGTAAAATTCACGTTTGCATCCGAAGATCAGCTCTGCGTTCTGCACGTTCTTAAGGGAAGCGAATTGTCTCTCACCGTTTGGGACACATCCAGCAGTGATGCGATTAAGCTGATTCGCGTTGAGAGGCTAAGTTCCTCGAGCACTGTTGGTCAAGCAGGAATATGTGCGGACCATAACCAAGTTGTCGTGGCAAACGGCAAGTGGTTGCACCGTGGAAATCTTCGTGCATCTGCGGCAGAGTCTTTCTTGCGAAGCAACTCTGATAAATCATGGTCTGATTTGCACTCTCCAGCGTTTTCCAGGTCGAATATTCCGCTTTTAACACAGAGTCCGTCACTACTATTGTGCTTCAACAGTTCCAACATGGGATCGGGGAACAGTTCAATTCTGTACTTGGATGCACTAACGCTAGAAACAAAACTAAAGGTACAACTGAATTCGTTTCAAGCTGCGTTCGTGGATATGAAGTTTAGTCCTACCTCAGGAAGGCTATATGTGCTCTTCAATTCGATAACCGATTCCGCGGAACATTTGCATCAAGAAGGACTCTATGAAGTCCTCTTGCCTACGGCGCCGTCCCAACACGGGAAGCTGAATCACATCATGTCAATCGTTGGAGGTGCCGGGATGGACTTCCACTCTGATGGAACCCTCTACCTAGCGCATACTGATACCAACGGAGTTGGCCAATTGATTAAGATCTCGCCGATGCTCTAG
- a CDS encoding DUF1501 domain-containing protein, whose product MTENSQLFPCGRVANMLSRREWLCRAGAGAGTIGLANLMAEQNLLGAPQSDSSSDPVTSLLPRPGHFVAKAKSVIWLFMEGAPSAVDMFDRKPELDKRDGDTTDIQAFFGNPGPLMKSPFSFKQYGECGQWVCDKYTNVAKHVDKMAFIKSCYSESNDHVPAIYQINSGLPRPGFPTAGAWVTYGLGSENQNLPGYVVMGNTQGAKGGPHNWGAGFLPSTFQGTLFRSQGAPILNLSRQPTITKQDQRAQLDLMAKLNDEHMRLHTRDAEFANRMQSFELAFRMQKEATEVVDLSRETQSTQELYGIDNPRSKSFGSKCLMARRLVESGVRFVQVYSDGEWDAHDNLEENHTHHCAATDVPVAGLLSDLEARGLLDSTLVIWGGEFGRMPISQNGKGRDHNPKGFMQWMAGAGIKGGVSYGETDEIGYEAVENPVSVNDLHATILHLLGLDHERLTYFHNGRSYRLTDVAGDVIQEILS is encoded by the coding sequence ATGACTGAAAATTCACAGTTGTTTCCCTGCGGTCGCGTTGCCAACATGCTCAGTCGTCGAGAGTGGCTCTGCCGAGCTGGTGCCGGAGCCGGCACGATTGGTCTTGCCAACCTGATGGCCGAGCAAAATCTGCTGGGCGCACCACAATCGGACAGTTCCTCCGATCCCGTGACCTCTCTGCTTCCGCGGCCTGGACACTTTGTCGCCAAAGCAAAGTCGGTAATCTGGCTATTCATGGAAGGTGCCCCTAGCGCGGTCGATATGTTCGACCGCAAGCCGGAGCTCGACAAGCGGGATGGCGACACTACCGACATCCAGGCTTTCTTTGGCAATCCTGGACCATTGATGAAATCACCGTTTTCGTTCAAGCAATATGGTGAATGCGGACAGTGGGTTTGCGACAAGTACACCAACGTCGCCAAGCATGTCGACAAAATGGCATTCATCAAATCGTGCTACAGCGAATCGAATGACCACGTACCGGCGATCTACCAAATCAACAGCGGACTGCCTCGCCCTGGGTTTCCCACCGCGGGCGCTTGGGTGACTTACGGCCTGGGCAGTGAGAACCAAAATTTGCCTGGCTACGTGGTGATGGGCAACACCCAGGGGGCCAAGGGGGGGCCGCACAATTGGGGTGCTGGTTTTCTGCCTTCGACGTTCCAAGGAACTCTGTTTCGCTCACAGGGGGCTCCGATTCTCAATCTCAGTCGACAACCGACGATCACCAAGCAAGACCAACGTGCGCAACTCGACTTGATGGCGAAGCTGAACGATGAGCACATGCGGCTGCACACGCGCGATGCTGAGTTTGCAAACCGAATGCAATCCTTTGAGTTGGCCTTTCGCATGCAGAAGGAGGCTACCGAAGTCGTGGATCTTTCGCGAGAGACGCAGTCAACCCAGGAGCTTTACGGTATCGACAATCCAAGGTCCAAGTCGTTTGGATCGAAGTGCTTGATGGCCAGGAGACTCGTCGAAAGTGGTGTTCGGTTTGTGCAGGTCTACAGTGACGGTGAGTGGGACGCGCACGACAATCTTGAGGAGAATCACACGCATCATTGTGCGGCTACTGATGTTCCTGTAGCTGGCCTGTTGAGCGATTTAGAAGCCCGCGGACTGCTAGACTCTACACTGGTGATCTGGGGTGGTGAGTTTGGCCGCATGCCGATTTCGCAAAACGGAAAGGGACGCGATCACAATCCGAAAGGGTTTATGCAATGGATGGCCGGTGCGGGCATTAAGGGTGGAGTCAGTTACGGTGAGACGGATGAGATCGGCTATGAGGCCGTTGAGAACCCGGTCAGCGTAAACGATCTGCACGCCACCATTCTTCACCTACTTGGCCTAGACCACGAGCGACTAACGTACTTCCACAACGGCCGCAGTTACCGACTAACCGACGTGGCCGGCGACGTAATCCAAGAGATTCTTTCCTAG